One part of the Nitrosophilus kaiyonis genome encodes these proteins:
- a CDS encoding phosphoribosyltransferase, with product MKREYYSYNEFIKDLKILIKKIDFDFDAIVAIARGGMTIAHLLGEYYDIRDVFTINSIGYKDTKKLENIKIFNIPDLKKYRKILLVDDIIDSGETIKEVTDKIKEKYPDIKIKVASIFYKKDAVYKPDFFAKYANNWIDFFWSIDLKAKNDIDDR from the coding sequence ATGAAAAGAGAGTATTATTCCTACAATGAATTTATAAAAGATTTAAAAATTTTAATCAAAAAAATTGATTTTGATTTTGATGCAATTGTTGCTATTGCAAGAGGTGGTATGACAATAGCCCATTTATTAGGGGAATATTATGATATTAGGGATGTATTTACAATCAATTCTATAGGATATAAAGATACAAAAAAATTAGAAAATATAAAAATTTTTAACATACCAGATTTAAAAAAATATAGAAAAATTTTATTAGTAGATGATATAATAGACAGTGGTGAAACCATTAAAGAAGTGACAGATAAAATAAAAGAAAAATATCCAGATATTAAAATAAAAGTTGCATCTATATTTTACAAAAAAGATGCTGTATATAAGCCAGATTTTTTTGCAAAATATGCTAACAATTGGATAGATTTTTTTTGGAGTATA
- the mqnE gene encoding aminofutalosine synthase MqnE: MEIIEKLENSERLNFEDGIKLYELDIFTLGKYAYKKREKLYGKKSFFNINRHINPTNICKDICKFCAFSANRKNPNPYTMTHEEILKIVEDAIKRDIKEVHIVSAHNDKVGLDWYLGIFRKIKENFPNIHIKALTAAEVNFLAKEHNLCFEKMIDLMIENGVDSMPGGGAEIFDEKIRDYICKGKVTSQEWLEIHRLWHKRGRKSNATMLFGHVEDREHRIDHMIRLRELQDETGGFNCFIPLIYQKENNYLKVKDFVTGQEYLKTIAIARLILDNIPHIKAYWATSTINLALIAQEFGADDLDGTIEKESIQSAAGAKSRYGIPLEEFVHLIKDSGFVPVERDSLYNEIKVW, from the coding sequence ATGGAAATTATTGAAAAATTGGAAAACAGTGAGAGATTGAATTTTGAAGATGGTATAAAACTTTATGAATTAGATATTTTTACCCTTGGAAAATATGCATATAAAAAAAGAGAAAAATTGTATGGGAAAAAGAGCTTTTTTAATATAAATAGACATATAAATCCTACAAATATCTGTAAAGATATATGTAAATTTTGTGCATTTAGTGCCAATAGAAAAAATCCAAATCCATATACTATGACTCATGAAGAGATTTTAAAAATTGTTGAGGATGCAATCAAAAGAGATATAAAAGAAGTTCATATTGTATCAGCCCATAATGATAAAGTTGGGCTTGATTGGTATCTTGGAATTTTTAGAAAAATAAAAGAAAATTTTCCAAATATTCATATAAAAGCGCTAACTGCTGCAGAAGTTAATTTTTTGGCAAAAGAGCACAATCTATGTTTTGAAAAAATGATCGATTTAATGATAGAAAATGGCGTTGATAGTATGCCAGGAGGTGGGGCAGAGATTTTTGATGAAAAGATAAGAGATTATATATGTAAAGGAAAGGTAACTAGCCAGGAGTGGCTTGAGATTCACAGACTTTGGCATAAAAGAGGAAGAAAAAGTAATGCTACTATGCTTTTTGGACATGTTGAAGATAGAGAGCACAGAATAGATCATATGATTAGACTAAGAGAGCTTCAAGATGAAACAGGTGGATTTAACTGTTTTATTCCTCTTATATATCAAAAAGAGAATAATTATTTAAAAGTAAAAGATTTTGTAACAGGACAAGAGTATCTAAAAACTATTGCAATAGCAAGACTTATTTTAGATAATATTCCTCATATTAAAGCTTATTGGGCAACATCTACAATAAATCTTGCTTTAATTGCGCAAGAGTTTGGAGCTGATGATTTAGATGGAACAATTGAAAAAGAATCGATTCAAAGTGCAGCTGGAGCAAAAAGTAGGTATGGAATACCTTTAGAAGAGTTTGTTCATCTTATAAAAGATAGTGGATTTGTTCCAGTTGAGAGAGATAGTTTATATAATGAGATAAAAGTTTGGTAA